One region of Rhineura floridana isolate rRhiFlo1 chromosome 20, rRhiFlo1.hap2, whole genome shotgun sequence genomic DNA includes:
- the REXO4 gene encoding RNA exonuclease 4, whose protein sequence is MAKIRTKESKAAAGNSTAIPESLKKQHRKEKKRLFWKKKIKQVGKRTRKDSKALADLPPKTPQDISCNWKALQELLKQKAAVLDSALAAPNTYSKKKNIAKEREAGPKIPTVLNGTGKVMTFQPRDKAKKNQAEPCVQTDVAKSEKPSQGKNSQRAQEGGKDSKRGQKRTETERKRGDIKHKRRKTEEQVEQTPADIWFDDVDPDDIEAALGPEAANVARKNLGIQEERLQQLAEEALVKEKAFEGLTKAVAMDCEMVGVGPTGEDSIVARVSIVNLFGKCVYDKYIKATEKVTDYRTAVSGIRPENLKTGEDFKVVQKEVADILRGRILVGHALHNDLKILFLDHPKKKIRDTQRYKPFKQQVKSGKPSLKLLCEKLLNVKVQASEHSSIQDAQAAMRLYTMVKKQWEASLKEKPNAKKE, encoded by the exons ATGGCAAAAATTAGAACTAAAGAATCGAAAGCCGCAGCAGGCAACTCCACAGCTATACCTGagagtttaaaaaaacaacataggAAGGAGAAGAAAAGATTGTTTTGGAAAAAGAAAATCAAGCAGGTGGGGAAGAGAACACGAAAGGATTCCAAAGCCTTGGCAGATTTGCCTCCGAAAACTCCCCAGGACATTTCATGTAACTGGAAGGCCTTGCAGGAG ctTCTGAAACAAAAGGCTGCTGTTTTGGATTCTGCTCTGGCAGCCCCCAACACGTATTCCAAGAAAAAAAACATAGCCAAAGAGAGAGAAGCTGGCCCCAAAATTCCAACGGTGCTGAATGGAACTGGAAAGGTGATGACATTCCAGCCAAGGGACAAGGCCAAGAAGAATCAGGCTGAACCTTGTGTTCAAACAGATGTTGCCAAATCTGAAAAGCCCTCACAGGGCAAGAACTCGCAGCGGGCTCAGGAGGGTGGAAAAGACTCCAAGAGAGGCCAGAAGAGGACCGAAACTGAGAGGAAACGAGGAGACATCAAACATAAGAGGAGGAAAACTGAGGAGCAGGTGGAGCAGACTCCAGCAGA TATCTGGTTTGATGATGTCGATCCAGATGATATTGAGGCAGCCTTGGGTCCAGAAGCAGCAAATGTTGCCCGGAAAAATCTGGGCATCCAAGAAGAGAGGCTCCAGCAGCTGGCAGAAGAGGCACTGGTTAAAGAGAAGGCTTTTGAAGG CCTGACTAAAGCTGTAGCCATGGACTGTGAAATGGTGGGTGTGGGACCCACGGGCGAAGACAGCATCGTGGCCCGTGTGTCCATCGTGAACCTGTTTGGCAAGTGTGTGTACGACAAGTACATCAAGGCTACGGAAAAAGTGACAGACTATAGGACAGCCGTTAGCGGGATTCGGCCTGAAAACTTAAAGACAG GGGAAGATTTTAAAGTTGTTCAGAAGGAGGTGGCTGACATCCTAAGAGGAAGGATCCTCGTTGGGCACGCTCTCCACAATGACCTGAAG ATCCTGTTTCTTGACCACCCCAAAAAGAAAATCCGGGATACGCAAAGATACAAGCCTTTCAAACAACAGGTCAAG AGTGGGAAGCCATCTCTGAAACTGCTCTGTGAGAAACTGCTGAATGTGAAGGTGCAGGCTTCTGAACACAGTTCG attCAAGATGCACAGGCAGCAATGAGACTGTACACGATGGTGAAAAAGCAGTGGGAAGCATCACTCAAAGAAAAACCAAATGCAAAGAAAGAATAA